One stretch of Streptomyces sp. NBC_00443 DNA includes these proteins:
- a CDS encoding sugar kinase produces the protein MTAAPLSGRAPAAPAPQASGTTAPWRPTPGPVVCVGETMAALAPDPPTPLVSAAELRLSVAGAESNVAMYLADHGIPVAWLSALGDDPLGHRVRATVAAGGVDVSHVRTDPHRPTGLLVKDPGSDGTRVHYYRRGSAASALGPEALDCEPLRAASVLHLTGITPALSEPCRRLVTRALDPENDARPYAVSFDVNHRAALWPDRSAPTVLRELADRADIVFVGLDEAQVLWGENLTPGNVREYLPRPRILVVKDGANAATAFSDEGTATVPTPRTTVVEAVGAGDAFAAGFLAGLLRGGTTARALRLGHLTAASALQVTADHGPLPDPQETEALLDLTAREWAERAAVAPSA, from the coding sequence ATGACCGCCGCGCCGCTGTCCGGTCGGGCACCCGCCGCGCCCGCCCCCCAGGCATCCGGCACGACCGCCCCCTGGCGCCCCACCCCGGGCCCGGTCGTCTGCGTCGGCGAGACGATGGCGGCCCTGGCCCCCGACCCACCGACCCCGCTGGTGAGCGCGGCGGAACTGCGGTTGTCGGTGGCGGGAGCCGAGTCGAACGTCGCCATGTACCTCGCCGACCACGGCATCCCGGTGGCCTGGCTCTCCGCGCTCGGTGACGACCCGCTCGGGCATCGCGTGCGCGCCACCGTCGCCGCCGGCGGCGTCGATGTGTCGCACGTGCGCACCGACCCCCACCGACCGACCGGCCTGCTGGTGAAGGACCCGGGGTCCGATGGGACCCGGGTGCACTACTACCGGCGCGGCTCGGCGGCCTCAGCCCTGGGCCCCGAGGCCCTGGACTGCGAGCCCCTGCGCGCGGCCTCGGTGCTGCACCTGACCGGCATCACGCCCGCGCTCTCCGAGCCGTGCCGTCGGCTGGTCACACGGGCGCTGGACCCCGAGAACGACGCACGCCCGTACGCGGTGAGCTTCGACGTCAACCACCGCGCCGCCCTGTGGCCGGACAGGTCGGCCCCGACCGTGCTGCGCGAGCTGGCGGACCGGGCGGACATCGTCTTCGTCGGGCTGGACGAGGCACAGGTTCTGTGGGGCGAGAACCTGACCCCGGGGAACGTACGGGAGTACCTCCCGCGCCCGCGCATCCTCGTCGTCAAGGACGGGGCGAACGCCGCGACCGCGTTCAGTGACGAAGGAACCGCCACGGTGCCGACGCCGCGCACGACGGTGGTGGAGGCGGTCGGCGCCGGCGACGCCTTCGCGGCCGGCTTCCTCGCGGGCCTGCTGAGGGGCGGGACCACGGCACGCGCTCTGCGACTGGGCCACCTCACGGCAGCCTCAGCCCTCCAAGTGACCGCAGATCATGGGCCGTTGCCCGACCCGCAGGAGACGGAAGCACTGCTCGACCTCACGGCGCGGGAGTGGGCGGAGCGGGCCGCCGTGGCGCCGTCGGCCTGA
- a CDS encoding SMP-30/gluconolactonase/LRE family protein gives MTAELRPTRPDRLELGEGIRWTGSGIVLVDILAGRLLSAPDNPTAPLHTVAQLPVPLGAVAPLSGHSGTWVAAAGTGICLLHPDGTVDWLARPEDNARTAMRMNDAVADPFGRFWAGSMAYDAGEGAGSLYRLDLDGTVVRVMEGITVPNGPAFTPDGSVMYLADSARGVVRRYPVDPVTAALGAPQEFVTIGEGSPDGMVVDVEGAVWIAVWGTGTVRRHLPDGTLDRTLRLPARQPAGLCLAHDDLHITTAHVGLAAPGPDDGALFTARVDVPGTPTPAARIDLARGAATSGGPGRPTTVGDSARPTAVGDQA, from the coding sequence GTGACCGCTGAGCTGCGCCCCACCCGACCGGACCGCCTCGAACTGGGCGAGGGCATCCGCTGGACCGGCTCCGGAATCGTCCTCGTCGACATCCTCGCCGGCCGCCTCCTGTCGGCCCCGGACAACCCCACGGCACCCCTGCACACGGTGGCCCAACTCCCCGTCCCGCTGGGCGCCGTGGCACCCCTGTCCGGTCACTCCGGTACCTGGGTCGCCGCCGCGGGCACCGGCATCTGCCTCCTCCACCCCGACGGCACGGTCGACTGGCTGGCCCGGCCGGAGGACAACGCCCGGACCGCCATGCGCATGAACGACGCCGTCGCCGACCCGTTCGGCCGCTTCTGGGCCGGCAGCATGGCCTACGACGCCGGGGAGGGCGCCGGTTCGCTGTACCGCCTCGACCTGGACGGCACGGTCGTACGGGTGATGGAGGGCATCACCGTGCCCAACGGGCCGGCGTTCACGCCGGACGGCAGCGTCATGTATCTGGCCGACAGTGCGCGGGGCGTGGTCCGGCGCTATCCCGTGGACCCCGTCACTGCGGCTCTCGGCGCACCCCAGGAGTTCGTGACCATCGGCGAGGGCAGCCCCGACGGCATGGTGGTCGACGTCGAGGGCGCCGTATGGATCGCCGTCTGGGGCACCGGCACCGTCCGCCGTCACCTGCCCGACGGCACGCTCGACCGCACGCTGCGGTTGCCCGCCCGGCAGCCGGCCGGGCTGTGCCTCGCCCACGACGACCTGCACATCACGACCGCCCACGTGGGCCTGGCCGCGCCGGGCCCGGACGACGGTGCCCTGTTCACCGCCCGCGTGGACGTGCCGGGCACGCCGACGCCCGCGGCCCGGATCGACCTCGCCCGGGGTGCTGCGACCAGCGGGGGGCCGGGCAGGCCGACCACCGTCGGAGACTCGGCAAGGCCCACCGCTGTCGGGGACCAGGCGTGA
- a CDS encoding bifunctional 4-hydroxy-2-oxoglutarate aldolase/2-dehydro-3-deoxy-phosphogluconate aldolase: MDLTAALATHRLVAIVRGGDPDAALRTVLALAEEGVELIEVSLAAPGALSVIERARTTLGPDRPLGAGTVLTAEDARAAHSAGADFAVTPGLGDGVRVAQELGMPVLAGVLTPTEIIAAQAIGVAALKVFPVAEAGGAAYVKALRGPFPDAAFVPVGGVDEVVARACLAAGAIAVGVGSPLVGDAADGGSSTALRERARAFRKVVEEATR; encoded by the coding sequence GTGGACCTGACCGCCGCGCTGGCCACCCACCGCCTGGTCGCGATAGTGCGGGGCGGCGACCCCGATGCCGCCCTGCGCACCGTGCTGGCCCTGGCCGAGGAGGGCGTCGAACTGATCGAGGTCTCACTCGCCGCGCCGGGCGCCCTCTCCGTCATCGAACGCGCCCGGACCACGCTCGGCCCGGACCGACCCCTCGGCGCCGGCACCGTCCTGACCGCCGAGGACGCCCGCGCCGCCCACAGTGCCGGAGCCGACTTCGCCGTCACCCCCGGACTCGGCGACGGCGTCCGCGTGGCGCAGGAGCTGGGCATGCCGGTCCTCGCCGGCGTGCTGACCCCGACCGAGATCATCGCGGCTCAGGCCATCGGAGTGGCCGCGCTGAAGGTGTTCCCGGTCGCCGAGGCCGGGGGAGCCGCCTATGTGAAGGCCCTGCGCGGCCCGTTCCCCGACGCCGCGTTCGTCCCGGTGGGCGGAGTCGACGAGGTCGTCGCCCGCGCCTGCCTCGCGGCCGGGGCGATCGCGGTCGGCGTCGGCTCCCCCCTCGTCGGCGACGCGGCCGACGGCGGCAGCAGCACCGCCCTCAGGGAGCGCGCCCGCGCCTTCCGCAAGGTCGTGGAAGAGGCGACGCGGTGA
- the dgoD gene encoding galactonate dehydratase produces the protein MKITRIETFLVPPRWLFCRIETDDGVVGWGEPVVEGRAEVVRAAVDVLAEYLVGQDPLRIQDHWQVLTKGGFYRGGPVLSSAVAGLDQALWDIAGKTYGAPVHALLGGPVRDRVRVYAWVGGDEPAELTEQIAAQVEAGFTAVKMNGAGATSPIATAAETAAVVARVAAAREALGPDRDVAVDFHGRFTAASARRVLAELAPLHPLFVEEPVVPEHGHLLPGLVAATPVPLATGERLYSRAEFLPALTAGIAVAQPDLSHAGGISEVHRIASLADTYGAQLAPHCPLGPIALAASLQVAFATPNFLIQEQSRGIHYNKDADLLSYLADPAPFRFVAGHAPLNDAPGLGITIDEAAVRAADRSGHAWRNPLWRHADGSFAEW, from the coding sequence GTGAAGATCACCCGTATAGAAACCTTCCTGGTCCCGCCGCGCTGGCTGTTCTGCCGGATCGAGACCGACGACGGCGTGGTCGGCTGGGGCGAACCCGTCGTCGAGGGACGGGCCGAGGTGGTCCGCGCCGCGGTGGACGTCCTCGCCGAGTACCTCGTCGGCCAGGACCCGCTGCGCATCCAGGACCACTGGCAGGTCCTCACCAAGGGCGGCTTCTACCGCGGCGGCCCCGTCCTGTCCAGCGCCGTCGCCGGCCTGGACCAGGCCCTGTGGGACATCGCCGGCAAGACCTACGGCGCCCCCGTGCACGCCCTGCTGGGCGGCCCCGTGCGTGACCGCGTCCGGGTCTACGCCTGGGTCGGCGGCGACGAACCCGCCGAGCTCACCGAACAGATCGCCGCCCAGGTCGAGGCCGGTTTCACCGCGGTCAAGATGAACGGCGCCGGCGCCACCTCGCCGATCGCCACCGCGGCCGAGACCGCGGCGGTGGTCGCCCGTGTGGCCGCCGCCCGCGAGGCACTCGGCCCCGACCGAGACGTCGCCGTCGACTTCCACGGCCGCTTCACCGCCGCGAGCGCCCGCCGGGTCCTGGCCGAACTCGCCCCGCTGCACCCGCTGTTCGTCGAGGAACCCGTCGTCCCCGAACACGGCCATCTGCTGCCCGGCCTGGTCGCCGCGACCCCGGTCCCCCTCGCCACCGGCGAACGCCTCTACTCCCGCGCCGAGTTCCTGCCCGCCCTCACCGCGGGCATCGCAGTCGCCCAGCCCGACCTGTCCCACGCCGGCGGCATCTCCGAGGTCCACCGCATCGCCTCCCTCGCCGACACCTACGGCGCCCAACTCGCCCCGCACTGCCCGCTCGGCCCGATCGCGCTGGCCGCCAGCCTCCAAGTCGCCTTCGCCACCCCCAACTTCCTGATCCAGGAACAGAGCCGCGGCATCCACTACAACAAGGACGCCGACCTGTTGTCCTACCTCGCCGACCCCGCTCCGTTCCGTTTCGTGGCGGGCCACGCACCGCTGAACGACGCCCCGGGCCTGGGCATCACCATCGACGAGGCGGCCGTACGCGCGGCCGACCGCAGCGGACACGCCTGGCGCAACCCCCTCTGGCGGCACGCCGACGGCTCCTTCGCCGAATGGTGA
- a CDS encoding FadR/GntR family transcriptional regulator has product MTPYARRGVHGQTVEALARRILGGRIPEGATLDLVALQSELDVSLTALRESLKVLAAKGMVDARQKRGTFVRARADWNLLDADVLRWQFEGADLATEADRTLLADLAEVRAIVEPAAVRLAAERRTDADLVALDAALEAMGERGSGPGQAVEADLAFHRALLCATHNELLQRMEMVIEPGLAHRDRIVHSHPHSEDPVPAHRAVLDAVRDQDPQAAEAAMRALLVQAGRDLDRIDGPDDTKGNGGK; this is encoded by the coding sequence ATGACGCCCTACGCCCGCCGCGGCGTGCACGGCCAGACAGTGGAGGCCCTCGCCCGCCGCATCCTGGGCGGCCGGATCCCCGAGGGAGCCACGCTCGACCTGGTGGCGCTGCAGAGCGAGTTGGACGTCAGTCTCACCGCCCTGCGCGAGTCTTTGAAGGTGCTCGCCGCCAAGGGGATGGTCGACGCCCGCCAGAAACGCGGCACCTTCGTCAGAGCCCGCGCCGACTGGAACCTCCTCGACGCCGACGTACTGCGCTGGCAGTTCGAGGGCGCCGACCTCGCCACCGAGGCCGACCGGACGCTGCTGGCCGACCTCGCCGAAGTACGCGCCATCGTCGAACCGGCCGCCGTGCGCCTCGCCGCCGAGCGCCGCACCGACGCCGACCTGGTCGCCCTGGACGCGGCTCTGGAGGCGATGGGCGAGCGGGGCTCCGGCCCGGGGCAGGCCGTGGAGGCCGACCTCGCCTTCCACCGCGCCCTGCTCTGCGCCACCCACAACGAGCTGCTCCAGCGCATGGAGATGGTCATCGAGCCCGGCCTCGCCCACCGCGACCGCATCGTGCACAGCCACCCGCACAGCGAGGACCCCGTACCGGCCCACCGGGCCGTCCTGGACGCCGTACGCGACCAGGACCCGCAGGCCGCGGAGGCGGCGATGCGGGCCCTGCTCGTCCAGGCCGGACGCGACCTGGACCGGATCGACGGTCCCGACGACACGAAAGGCAACGGCGGTAAGTGA
- a CDS encoding SDR family NAD(P)-dependent oxidoreductase codes for MDRFTGRTAVVTGAASGIGAATAVRLSAEGAAVVLADVSQERGTAVAERITKDGGRARFVRADVAAEDDWQRIVAAAHDFGPVDVLVGNAYTVDVVPAHEMTLESWQRQLSVNLTASFLGFRALLPDLRARRGATVLTSSVHARVGIPGHSAYAASKGALLSLCGQLAVEYGPDVRVNAVLPGPILTAAWDRVPPADRERSVAETAARRFGTPEEVAAAIAFLSADEAAYITGTSLVVDGGWSVLKASA; via the coding sequence ATGGACCGCTTCACCGGCCGCACTGCCGTCGTCACCGGTGCGGCCTCCGGAATCGGCGCCGCCACCGCCGTACGCCTCTCTGCGGAGGGAGCAGCCGTAGTACTCGCCGACGTGTCACAGGAACGCGGCACGGCGGTCGCCGAACGGATCACGAAGGACGGCGGCCGGGCCCGGTTCGTGCGGGCCGACGTGGCGGCGGAGGACGACTGGCAGCGGATCGTGGCCGCCGCCCACGACTTCGGACCCGTGGACGTCCTCGTCGGCAACGCCTACACCGTCGACGTCGTCCCGGCCCACGAGATGACCCTGGAGTCGTGGCAGCGGCAGCTCTCCGTCAACCTCACCGCGAGCTTCCTCGGCTTCCGGGCGCTGCTGCCCGATCTGCGGGCCCGGCGCGGAGCGACGGTGCTGACCTCGTCCGTCCACGCCCGCGTGGGCATCCCCGGCCACTCCGCCTACGCCGCGTCCAAGGGCGCGCTGCTGTCCCTGTGCGGTCAGCTCGCCGTCGAGTACGGGCCCGACGTCCGCGTCAACGCCGTCCTGCCGGGCCCCATCCTCACCGCCGCGTGGGACCGGGTGCCGCCCGCGGACCGTGAGCGCAGCGTCGCCGAGACGGCCGCCCGGCGCTTCGGCACGCCCGAGGAGGTGGCCGCGGCCATCGCCTTCCTGAGCGCCGACGAAGCCGCCTACATCACCGGCACGAGCCTCGTCGTGGACGGCGGCTGGAGCGTCCTGAAGGCGTCCGCATGA
- a CDS encoding alpha-galactosidase, with protein MTSHRRWTLRTEHTSYTVRLSPQGPWAELDAWGPLGVEHGPSALDRSRRTHFITPADAAPAEYLPHGLRPFTGADLIAARPGEERGVWWDFEGAEEGQGTLRLAFTDEVLGLRTVLCYETVPGTDVILRWTEHTGREELRLERFDSGAVNIPVTEAARLTCLTGQWSQEFQRTQLDLPRGTFTMGSLQGAPGHAYAPWLAVQDGDAQATYGIALEWPGNWHITAEAEPGGSVRVRAGRVAHEGAVLLMPGETLVTPRLACAFSPDGLDGLSRVWHRYERHLTGERLHRPRKVLYNSWEATGFDVDAVGQLELAKAAADIGAELFVVDDGWFTGRSDDTGGLGDWHPDPAAFPQGFDRFVDEVRGLGLDFGLWIEPEAVSPGSGLHTEHPDWVYRTDGRPARLIRNQLLLDLGRTDVQDFVTGTLDRLLGTYDISYLKWDMNRPPTERGRPGAGPADRLDLDAEHVHGYLRVLDHLRTTHPHVTVEGCAGGGARVEHATLARTDVVWPSDNTAPLDRLSIQYGFLHAHASHVMSSWVTDAPGIFDPRPRSLAFRFVNAMCGVLGIGADLRAWTPEQRTEAALWIARYKELREVIHHGEARLLGSPADTTCGVQYDAGDRTVVAALSTGRLDGAPLVPGRPDRLRLRALEPTARYRDTATGTTYSGAHLLHYGLPLAWSADHDADLVVLTRQ; from the coding sequence GTGACCTCGCACCGGCGCTGGACCCTGCGCACCGAGCACACCAGCTACACCGTCCGCCTCTCCCCGCAGGGCCCGTGGGCCGAACTCGACGCCTGGGGCCCCCTCGGCGTCGAGCACGGCCCCTCCGCCCTCGACCGGTCCAGGCGGACCCACTTCATCACGCCCGCCGACGCGGCCCCCGCTGAGTATCTGCCGCACGGACTACGGCCGTTCACCGGCGCCGACCTCATCGCTGCACGCCCGGGCGAGGAGCGAGGCGTGTGGTGGGACTTCGAGGGAGCGGAGGAAGGGCAGGGGACGCTGCGGCTCGCCTTCACCGACGAGGTGCTCGGCCTGCGCACGGTCCTGTGCTACGAGACCGTGCCGGGGACGGACGTGATCCTGCGCTGGACCGAGCACACCGGCAGGGAGGAACTGCGACTGGAGCGGTTCGACTCCGGCGCCGTGAACATCCCGGTGACCGAGGCGGCCCGGCTCACCTGCCTCACCGGCCAGTGGTCGCAGGAGTTCCAGCGCACCCAACTCGACCTGCCCAGAGGGACGTTCACCATGGGCAGCCTCCAGGGCGCGCCCGGACACGCCTACGCGCCCTGGCTCGCCGTGCAGGACGGGGACGCGCAGGCCACGTACGGCATCGCGCTCGAATGGCCGGGCAACTGGCACATCACCGCCGAGGCCGAGCCGGGCGGTTCGGTGCGCGTGCGCGCCGGGCGGGTCGCCCACGAGGGTGCGGTCCTCCTCATGCCCGGCGAAACCCTCGTCACTCCCCGCCTCGCCTGCGCCTTCAGCCCCGACGGACTCGACGGGCTGTCCCGTGTCTGGCACCGCTACGAACGCCACCTCACGGGCGAGCGGCTGCACCGCCCCCGCAAGGTCCTCTACAACTCCTGGGAGGCCACCGGCTTCGACGTCGACGCCGTCGGACAGCTGGAGCTGGCGAAGGCGGCAGCGGACATCGGGGCCGAGCTGTTCGTCGTCGACGACGGGTGGTTCACCGGCCGCAGCGACGACACCGGCGGGCTCGGCGACTGGCATCCGGACCCGGCCGCCTTCCCACAGGGCTTCGACCGGTTCGTCGACGAAGTGCGCGGCCTGGGCCTCGACTTCGGCCTGTGGATCGAGCCCGAGGCGGTCAGCCCCGGCAGCGGCCTGCACACCGAACACCCCGACTGGGTCTACCGCACCGACGGCCGGCCCGCCCGCCTGATCCGCAACCAACTCCTGCTCGACCTCGGCCGCACCGACGTCCAGGACTTCGTGACCGGCACCCTGGACCGGCTCCTCGGCACGTACGACATCAGCTATCTGAAGTGGGACATGAACCGCCCGCCCACCGAGCGCGGTCGGCCCGGCGCCGGGCCCGCCGACCGCCTTGACCTGGACGCCGAGCACGTCCACGGCTACCTGCGCGTCCTCGACCACCTGCGCACCACCCACCCCCACGTCACCGTCGAAGGCTGCGCGGGCGGCGGCGCCCGCGTCGAACACGCCACACTGGCCCGCACCGACGTCGTCTGGCCCAGCGACAACACCGCCCCGCTGGACCGGCTCTCCATCCAGTACGGCTTCCTGCACGCGCACGCCTCGCACGTCATGAGCTCCTGGGTCACCGACGCGCCCGGCATCTTCGACCCGCGCCCGCGCAGCCTCGCCTTCCGCTTCGTGAACGCCATGTGCGGGGTACTGGGCATCGGGGCCGACCTGCGGGCATGGACGCCGGAGCAGCGGACCGAGGCCGCGCTGTGGATCGCCCGCTACAAGGAACTGCGCGAGGTCATCCACCACGGAGAAGCCCGGCTGCTCGGCTCTCCGGCCGACACCACCTGCGGGGTGCAGTACGACGCGGGGGACCGCACGGTCGTCGCCGCGCTCAGCACCGGACGGCTCGACGGAGCCCCACTCGTGCCCGGCCGCCCCGACCGGCTCCGGCTGCGGGCACTGGAGCCGACGGCACGCTATCGGGACACCGCCACCGGGACGACGTACAGCGGCGCCCATCTGCTGCACTACGGGCTGCCCCTCGCCTGGAGCGCCGATCATGATGCGGACCTCGTGGTACTGACACGTCAGTGA
- a CDS encoding carbohydrate ABC transporter permease, with protein sequence MATTRTDATRTSPTRTSAGSAALRRRRTATAGFHLGAGALAVLWLLPIVLVLVTSLRSFDDIAAHGLGSWPRSFTLDNFRLAWVDGGQQRALINSLLVTVPCVLVTLALAAMAAFALSRYEMPLRRSLLLLMLGGNLLPPQILLIPVSKLSELMGVHDTLTALIGVQIGFGVGFYVFVLHGFMRAIPAEIQQAAVVDGAGPRQIFWRIILPLARPALAALSALSFTWIFNDLLWAITVLRSDTKMPITAALIGLQGQYVSMWNVIAAGSVIAAAPTVAVFLRFQRHFVAGLNLGAVK encoded by the coding sequence ATGGCGACCACCCGTACCGACGCCACCCGTACCTCGCCCACGCGCACCTCTGCCGGGTCCGCGGCGCTGCGCCGCCGCCGTACCGCCACCGCGGGATTCCACCTCGGCGCCGGAGCGCTCGCGGTGCTGTGGCTGCTGCCCATCGTCCTGGTCCTGGTGACCAGCCTGCGCTCCTTCGACGACATCGCCGCGCACGGCCTGGGCAGTTGGCCCCGCTCCTTCACCCTCGACAACTTCCGGCTGGCCTGGGTCGACGGCGGCCAGCAGCGCGCCCTGATCAACAGCCTGCTCGTCACCGTCCCGTGCGTCCTGGTGACCCTGGCCCTGGCGGCCATGGCCGCGTTCGCCCTCAGCCGCTACGAAATGCCCCTGCGCCGCTCCCTGTTGCTGCTCATGCTCGGCGGCAATCTGCTCCCGCCGCAGATCCTGCTCATCCCGGTCTCCAAGCTGAGCGAGCTGATGGGCGTCCACGACACCCTGACCGCGCTCATCGGCGTGCAGATCGGCTTCGGTGTCGGCTTCTACGTCTTCGTCCTGCACGGCTTCATGCGGGCGATACCGGCCGAGATCCAGCAGGCCGCGGTCGTCGACGGCGCCGGCCCCCGGCAGATCTTCTGGCGGATCATCCTCCCGCTGGCCCGGCCCGCGCTCGCCGCGCTGAGCGCCCTTTCGTTCACGTGGATCTTCAACGACCTGCTGTGGGCGATCACCGTGCTGCGCAGCGACACCAAGATGCCGATCACCGCTGCCCTCATCGGACTTCAGGGCCAGTATGTGTCGATGTGGAACGTGATCGCCGCCGGCTCCGTCATCGCCGCCGCGCCCACCGTCGCCGTGTTCCTGCGGTTCCAGCGGCACTTCGTGGCCGGCCTCAACCTGGGAGCGGTGAAGTGA
- a CDS encoding carbohydrate ABC transporter permease: MAVLTAPHRKLPVPAPSRGGRGRGPRRTPPMVVAFVLVPLLAEAVWVFWPALQGFYLALTSWDGVSAPKFVGLDNFREMAGDDIFRGAVGHTVLWLVLFGGLSALLGLATALLLQQERRGIGFYRAALFLPVVFSLVATALVWQAIYQPDGVLNQLLEAVGLGSLRHAWLADQDTALYAVIVPALWRQIGYVMVLYLAGLKGIDPALYEAAKVDGASAWQRFRHVTLPQLRSVNAVVVSVIIIDSLRSFDVVWSLTRGGPYHSSELLSTYMYSTAFQSLRLGYGSALAVVIFLLAFGVIASYLVRAFREAD; this comes from the coding sequence ATGGCCGTCCTGACCGCCCCCCACCGCAAGCTCCCGGTCCCGGCGCCGTCCCGTGGCGGCCGGGGCCGGGGACCGAGGCGCACACCCCCGATGGTGGTCGCCTTCGTCCTCGTCCCGCTGCTCGCCGAGGCGGTGTGGGTGTTCTGGCCCGCGCTGCAGGGCTTCTACCTCGCCCTGACCAGCTGGGACGGCGTGTCGGCACCGAAGTTCGTCGGCCTGGACAACTTCCGGGAGATGGCGGGGGACGACATCTTCCGCGGCGCGGTCGGGCACACAGTGCTGTGGCTGGTGCTGTTCGGCGGCCTCTCCGCCCTGCTGGGCCTCGCCACCGCCCTGCTGCTCCAGCAGGAGCGGCGCGGCATCGGCTTCTACCGCGCCGCCCTCTTCCTGCCCGTCGTGTTCTCCCTGGTCGCCACCGCCCTGGTCTGGCAGGCCATCTACCAGCCCGACGGTGTCCTCAACCAACTCCTCGAAGCGGTTGGCCTCGGCAGCTTGCGGCACGCCTGGCTCGCCGACCAGGACACCGCCCTGTACGCGGTCATCGTGCCCGCGCTGTGGCGGCAGATCGGCTACGTGATGGTCCTCTACCTCGCCGGGCTCAAGGGCATCGACCCGGCGCTGTACGAGGCCGCCAAGGTCGACGGCGCCAGCGCCTGGCAGCGGTTCCGGCATGTCACCCTGCCCCAACTGCGCAGCGTCAACGCGGTCGTCGTGTCCGTCATCATCATCGACTCGCTGCGCTCCTTCGACGTCGTGTGGTCGCTGACCCGCGGCGGCCCCTACCATTCGTCCGAACTGCTGAGCACCTACATGTACTCGACCGCGTTCCAGTCCCTGCGCCTCGGATACGGCTCCGCCCTGGCCGTCGTCATCTTCCTGCTGGCGTTCGGCGTCATCGCCTCCTACCTCGTACGCGCCTTCCGGGAGGCCGACTGA